In a genomic window of Scyliorhinus torazame isolate Kashiwa2021f chromosome 5, sScyTor2.1, whole genome shotgun sequence:
- the LOC140421361 gene encoding uncharacterized protein, translating to MELYSLSSTLLCAAALPGRPFHDLSRVRLLGIDSWASLAQLGPDCLQGLNLVWLSITRCNLSTVPYASLRNQAYLRFLNLSYNPISAIRGALLLEELRLPRRLPAAGHHGQSVGQLAGCCLLLAGLPPEPGPRPQPAGLRLPPALDRPPAPPPPLPGPPAAHLRLPAVPPRPPPARGRRLPPCQHLQLPPAPHPRQEAAAAAGPRGPDRHHLLLGRRPAAAPHPVAQPTAPAAGPPRGGDEPPRGGEEPPGGLGLVSENLGLNPEDRGLLPGRPDPSLPPAPLRTRRGPQPPPAGQQPADHLGPPHGLRHLSLCGPQRRGQRHGLATGAAALATGAGTGWALRLRAKAGLRPGYPFDTHTLLVATTMGFASFFTVVSLCFTLLFIWSRASGPIKHNNIHVDFVPHAGGGGRGGDGGDAKFNMKVV from the exons atggaGCTTTACTCCCTGTCTAGCACGTTGCTCTGT GCCGCCGCCCTGCCCGGCCGCCCCTTCCACGACCTCTCCCGCGTCCGCCTGCTGGGAATCGACTCCTGGGCCTCACTGGCCCAACTAGGCCCCGATTGCCTCCAGGGCCTCAATTTGGTTTGGCTCTCAATCACCCGCTGcaacctcagcactgtcccctatgCCAGCCTGAGGAATCAGGCCTACCTGCGCTTCCTCAACCTCTCCTATAATCCCATCAGTGCCATCCGCGGAGCGCTGCTGCTGGAGGAGCTGCGATTG CCTCGTCGACTTCCGGCTGCTGGACATCACGGCCAATCAGTTGGCCAGCTTGCCGGCTGCTGCCTTCTACTCGCTGGCCTCCCTCCAGAGCCTGGGCCTCGGCCTCAACCCGCTGGCCTGCGACTGCCGCCTGCTCTGGATCGTCCGCCGGCGCCACCGCCTCCGCTTCCTGGGCCCCCAGCCGCCCACCTGCGCCTCCCCGCCGTCCCTCCACGGCCGCCGCCTGCCCGAGGCCGCCGGCTCCCTCCCTGCCAGCACCTTCAGTTGCCGCCGGCCCCGCATCCGCGACAAGAGGCCGCAGCGGCTGCAGGCCCGAGAGGGCCAGACCGTCACCATCTGCTGCTCGGCCGACGGCCAGCCGCCGCCCCTCATCCTGTGGCTCAACCCACGGCGCCAGCGGCTGGACCACCCCGAGGCGGGGATGAGCCTCCCCGGGGCGGGGAAGAGCCTCCCGGGGGCCTGGGCCTAGTATCTGAAAATCTGGGCCTGAACCCCGAGGACCGCGGCCTCCTCCCTGGACGTCCGGaccccagcctgccccccgctcctcTCCGGACCCGCCGTGGGCCGCAGCCGCCTCCTGCCGGACAGCAGCCTGCAGATCACCTCGGTCCGCCGCATGGACTCCGGCACCTATCGCTGTGTGGCCCGCAACGCCGGGGGCAACGACACGGCCTCGCTACAGGTGCGGCCGCTCTCGCTACAGGAGCTGGGACTGGCTGGGCGCTCCGACTCCGGGCCAAGGCTGGCCTGCGGCCCGGATATCCCTTCGACACCCACACGCTGCTGGTGGCCACCACCATGGGCTTCGCCTCCTTCTTCACCGTGGTGTCGCTCTGCTTCACTTTACTCTTCATCTGGAGCCGGGCCAGCGGGCCCATCAAACACAACAACATCCATGTCGACTTTGTGCCGCACGCGGGCGGGGGCGGCAGAGGTGGCGACGGGGGTGACGCCAAATTCAACATGAAGGTGGTCTGA